A section of the Pseudomonas lini genome encodes:
- a CDS encoding DEAD/DEAH box helicase yields MFSQFALHERLLKAVAELKFVEPTPVQAAAIPLALQGRDLRVTAQTGSGKTAAFVLPILNRLIGPAKVRVSIKTLILLPTRELAQQTIKEVERFAQFTFIKSGLITGGEDFKVQAAMLRKVPDILIGTPGRMIEQLNAGNLDLKEVEVLVLDEADRMLDMGFAEDVQRLVEECTNRQQTMLFSATTGGSGLREMVAKVLNNPEHLQLNNVSDLNATTRQQIITADHNQHKEQIVNWLLANETYQKAIVFTNTRAMADRIYGRLVAQDYKAFVLHGDKDQKDRKLAIDRLKQGGVKILVATDVAARGLDVEGLDLVINFDMPRSGDEYVHRIGRTGRAGNDGLAISLICHGDWNLMSSVERYLKQSFERRTIKEVKGTYGGPKKVKASGKAVGVKKKKVDAKGDKKKTGAKAPTKRKIANRPKTDALSLVSKDGMAPLKRRKPEAPAAE; encoded by the coding sequence GTGTTTTCCCAATTCGCCCTGCACGAACGCCTGCTCAAAGCCGTGGCCGAGCTTAAATTTGTCGAGCCAACGCCTGTGCAAGCAGCGGCTATCCCGCTCGCGCTCCAGGGGCGTGACCTGCGGGTGACAGCGCAAACCGGTAGCGGCAAAACCGCTGCATTCGTTTTGCCGATCCTCAACCGCTTGATCGGCCCGGCTAAAGTCCGCGTCAGCATCAAGACCCTGATCCTGCTGCCGACCCGCGAGCTGGCCCAGCAGACCATCAAGGAAGTCGAGCGCTTCGCTCAGTTCACCTTCATCAAGTCCGGCCTGATCACCGGCGGTGAAGACTTCAAGGTCCAGGCCGCCATGCTGCGCAAGGTGCCGGACATCCTGATCGGTACGCCGGGCCGGATGATCGAGCAACTGAACGCCGGCAACCTCGACCTCAAGGAAGTCGAAGTGCTGGTGCTCGACGAAGCCGACCGCATGCTCGATATGGGCTTTGCCGAAGACGTGCAGCGTCTGGTGGAAGAGTGCACCAACCGTCAGCAGACCATGCTGTTCTCCGCTACCACCGGCGGTTCGGGCCTGCGCGAGATGGTCGCCAAGGTCCTGAACAACCCTGAACACTTGCAGCTGAACAACGTCAGCGATCTGAACGCCACCACGCGTCAGCAGATCATCACCGCCGACCACAATCAGCACAAAGAACAGATCGTCAACTGGCTCCTGGCCAACGAGACCTATCAGAAGGCCATCGTGTTCACCAACACCCGGGCCATGGCCGACCGTATCTACGGCCGTCTGGTGGCGCAAGACTACAAAGCGTTCGTGCTGCACGGTGACAAAGACCAGAAAGACCGCAAACTGGCCATCGACCGTCTGAAGCAGGGCGGCGTGAAGATCCTCGTGGCCACCGACGTCGCGGCCCGTGGCCTGGACGTGGAAGGCCTGGACCTGGTGATCAACTTCGACATGCCGCGCAGCGGCGACGAATACGTTCACCGCATCGGTCGCACCGGCCGCGCCGGCAACGATGGCTTGGCCATCTCGCTGATCTGCCATGGCGACTGGAACCTGATGTCGAGCGTCGAGCGCTACCTCAAGCAGAGCTTCGAGCGCCGCACCATCAAGGAAGTCAAAGGCACCTACGGCGGACCGAAAAAGGTCAAGGCCTCGGGCAAAGCCGTTGGCGTGAAGAAGAAAAAGGTCGACGCCAAGGGCGACAAGAAGAAAACCGGCGCCAAGGCCCCGACCAAGCGCAAGATCGCCAACCGCCCGAAGACCGACGCCTTGTCGCTGGTCAGCAAGGACGGCATGGCCCCGCTCAAGCGCCGCAAGCCGGAAGCGCCGGCTGCTGAATAA
- a CDS encoding mechanosensitive ion channel family protein yields MDIKQLWLNAQDLWGALDQHPLLHSTLALMLLLVVALVLGRVARFLILHATKILGRQPSLHWITDFRHNKVFHRLAQMTPSLLIQFGLHLVPGLSKTSLNFLGNVALAFTILFLVLAVSALLNALLDIYARTEHARTRSIKGYVQLAKMVLFVFGAIIIVATLIDRSPLLLLSGLGAMSAVILLVYKDTLLSFVASVQLTSNDMLRVGDWIEMPQVGADGDVVDITLHTVKVQNFDKTIVSIPTWRLMSESFKNWRGMQQSGGRRIKRSLFIDASGVRFIRDDEELKLSQVHLLTDYINRKQAELKAWNEAQGNVAAMSANRRRMTNIGTFRAYALAYLKSHPEVQPNMTCMVRQMQTTAQGIPLEIYCFTRTTVWADYERIQGDIFDYLLAVLPEFGLSLYQQPSGGDLRSGLLPAVLGASHIPEAEKHIM; encoded by the coding sequence ATGGATATCAAACAGCTCTGGCTCAACGCCCAAGACCTCTGGGGTGCTCTCGATCAGCATCCGCTCCTGCATTCCACGCTCGCGCTGATGTTGCTGCTGGTGGTGGCGCTGGTGCTCGGACGAGTGGCGCGGTTCCTCATTCTTCACGCGACCAAAATCCTCGGTCGCCAGCCGTCGCTGCACTGGATCACCGATTTTCGTCACAACAAAGTGTTTCATCGCCTGGCACAGATGACGCCCTCGCTGCTGATCCAGTTCGGCCTGCACCTGGTGCCGGGGTTGAGCAAGACCAGCCTGAATTTCCTCGGCAACGTGGCGCTGGCGTTCACCATTCTGTTCCTGGTGCTGGCCGTCAGCGCATTGCTCAATGCCCTGCTGGATATCTATGCCCGCACCGAACATGCCCGCACCCGCTCGATCAAAGGCTACGTGCAACTGGCGAAAATGGTGCTGTTCGTGTTTGGTGCGATCATCATCGTCGCCACGCTGATCGACCGTTCGCCGCTGTTGCTGCTGTCGGGTCTGGGCGCCATGTCGGCGGTGATTCTGTTGGTCTACAAAGACACCCTGCTGTCATTCGTCGCCAGTGTGCAACTGACCAGCAATGACATGCTGCGGGTCGGCGACTGGATCGAGATGCCGCAAGTCGGCGCCGACGGTGACGTGGTGGACATCACCCTGCACACGGTCAAGGTGCAGAATTTTGACAAGACAATTGTGTCGATCCCGACCTGGCGCCTGATGTCCGAATCGTTCAAGAACTGGCGCGGCATGCAGCAGTCCGGTGGGCGACGGATCAAGCGCAGCCTGTTCATCGACGCCAGCGGCGTGCGGTTTATTCGCGATGACGAAGAACTGAAGCTGTCCCAGGTGCATCTGCTGACCGACTACATCAATCGCAAACAGGCCGAACTCAAGGCCTGGAACGAAGCTCAGGGCAACGTCGCGGCGATGTCGGCCAACCGTCGACGCATGACCAATATCGGGACTTTCCGCGCCTATGCGCTGGCGTATCTGAAAAGCCACCCGGAGGTCCAACCGAACATGACCTGCATGGTTCGCCAGATGCAGACCACGGCCCAGGGCATTCCGCTGGAAATCTACTGCTTCACCCGCACTACCGTGTGGGCTGATTACGAGCGGATTCAGGGGGATATTTTCGATTACCTGCTGGCGGTATTGCCGGAGTTTGGCTTAAGCCTTTATCAGCAGCCGAGCGGTGGGGATTTGCGGTCGGGGTTGCTTCCGGCGGTGTTGGGCGCAAGCCACATTCCCGAAGCCGAAAAACACATCATGTAG
- a CDS encoding carboxylate/amino acid/amine transporter translates to MGYLLFVTLIQAFSFSLIGEYLAGHVDSYFAVLVRVLLAGLVFIPLTRWRQVEPAFMRGMLLIGALQFGVTYVCLYLSFRVLTVPEVLLFTILTPLHVTLIEDALNRRFNPWALIAALVAVAGAAVIRFDRINPDFFMGFLLLQLANFTYAAGQVLYKHLVARHPSDLPHYRRFGYFYLGALAVALPAFLLFGKQNFLPEAPLQWGVLLFLGLVSTALGLYWWNKGACLVNGGTLAVMNNLHVPVGLLINLLIWNQHEELGRLLFGGSVILMAVWISRLGVRKFVAIH, encoded by the coding sequence ATGGGCTATCTACTTTTTGTCACGCTGATCCAGGCGTTTTCCTTCAGCTTGATCGGTGAATACCTGGCCGGGCATGTCGACAGTTACTTTGCGGTGCTGGTGCGGGTGCTGCTGGCGGGGCTGGTGTTCATTCCGCTGACGCGCTGGCGTCAGGTCGAACCGGCGTTCATGCGTGGGATGTTGCTGATCGGCGCGTTGCAGTTCGGCGTGACTTACGTCTGCCTGTACCTGAGCTTCCGGGTGTTGACGGTGCCGGAAGTGTTGCTGTTCACCATCCTCACGCCGCTGCACGTGACCCTTATCGAAGACGCGCTTAACCGGCGCTTCAATCCGTGGGCATTGATCGCTGCACTGGTGGCGGTGGCGGGCGCGGCAGTGATTCGCTTTGACCGGATCAACCCAGACTTTTTCATGGGCTTTTTGTTGCTGCAACTGGCCAACTTCACCTACGCCGCCGGGCAGGTGCTCTACAAACATCTGGTGGCCCGTCATCCGAGCGATCTGCCGCATTACCGACGCTTCGGTTACTTCTACCTGGGCGCGTTGGCGGTGGCGTTGCCGGCGTTTCTACTGTTCGGCAAACAGAACTTCCTGCCTGAAGCGCCGCTGCAATGGGGCGTGCTGCTGTTCCTCGGCCTGGTCTCGACCGCGCTGGGTTTGTACTGGTGGAACAAGGGCGCGTGTCTGGTGAACGGCGGGACGTTGGCGGTGATGAACAACCTGCATGTGCCGGTGGGGTTGCTGATCAATTTGCTGATCTGGAATCAGCATGAAGAATTGGGGCGGTTGTTGTTTGGTGGGTCGGTGATTTTGATGGCGGTGTGGATTAGTCGGTTGGGTGTACGCAAATTTGTGGCTATCCACTGA
- a CDS encoding FMN-dependent NADH-azoreductase, with amino-acid sequence MSRVLIIESSARQQDSVSRQLTQTFISQWKAAHPADQITVRDLATTPVPHLDINLLGGWMKPAEQRNDIEQASLERSNLLTDELLAADVLVMAAPMYNFAIPSTLKAWLDHVLRAGVTFKYTETGPQGLLNGKRAYVLTARGGIHAGAASDHQEPYLRQVMAFIGIHDVTFIHAEGMNLGGGFQEKGLNQANAKLSQVA; translated from the coding sequence ATGTCCCGCGTTCTGATCATCGAAAGCAGCGCCCGTCAGCAAGACTCGGTTTCCCGCCAGCTGACCCAGACCTTCATCAGCCAATGGAAAGCCGCACACCCGGCCGACCAGATCACCGTCCGTGACCTGGCCACCACCCCGGTGCCGCACCTGGACATCAACTTGTTGGGCGGCTGGATGAAACCTGCCGAACAACGCAATGACATCGAACAAGCCTCGCTGGAACGCTCCAACCTGCTGACCGATGAACTGCTGGCCGCCGACGTACTGGTAATGGCCGCGCCGATGTACAACTTCGCCATTCCGAGCACCCTCAAAGCCTGGCTCGACCATGTGCTGCGTGCCGGCGTGACCTTCAAGTACACCGAAACCGGCCCGCAAGGTTTGCTCAACGGCAAGCGTGCTTATGTGCTGACCGCTCGCGGTGGTATCCATGCCGGAGCCGCCTCGGATCACCAGGAACCGTACCTGCGCCAGGTCATGGCCTTCATCGGCATCCACGACGTAACGTTCATTCACGCCGAAGGCATGAACCTGGGCGGTGGCTTCCAGGAGAAAGGCCTGAACCAGGCCAACGCCAAGCTTTCCCAGGTCGCCTGA
- a CDS encoding 3-phosphoglycerate kinase: protein MKKLCGVMAGCAVLAMLPLTAFAYPIDVQKQLNGLSIDYNSYDTDNDIASIQVNNYGSTDAICRVVFNNGPEAPRTRTIEVPAGKHKNATAKFTRTIIKMRINLTCTPK from the coding sequence ATGAAAAAACTTTGTGGTGTGATGGCGGGTTGTGCGGTGTTGGCAATGCTGCCGCTGACTGCGTTTGCTTATCCGATCGACGTTCAAAAGCAATTGAACGGCTTGAGCATCGACTACAACTCGTACGACACGGATAACGACATCGCCTCCATTCAAGTGAACAACTACGGCAGCACCGATGCGATCTGCAGGGTGGTTTTCAACAATGGCCCGGAAGCGCCGCGCACCCGCACAATCGAAGTGCCCGCCGGTAAACACAAAAACGCCACCGCCAAGTTCACCCGGACCATCATCAAGATGCGTATCAACCTGACCTGCACCCCGAAATGA
- a CDS encoding LysR family transcriptional regulator, producing MKAPRVTLDQWRTLQAVVDHGGFAQAAEALHRSQSSVSYTVARMQDQLGVPLLRIDGRKAVLTEAGGVLLRRSRQLVKQASQLEDLAHHMEQGWEAEVRLVVDAAYPSARLVRALTAFMPQSRGCRVRLREEVLSGVEEVLLEGVADLAITGFSIPGYLGAELSDVEFIAVAHPEHSLHRLNRELNFQDLESQMQVVIRDSGRQQPRDVGWLGAEQRWTVGSLATAATFVSSGLGFAWLPRHMIERELKEGTLKVLPLDQGGSRNPSFYLYSNKDKPLGPATQILIELLRTFDTAPLDAPFAAPEQA from the coding sequence ATGAAAGCGCCCCGCGTGACCCTTGATCAATGGCGAACGTTGCAGGCCGTGGTCGATCACGGCGGTTTCGCCCAGGCCGCCGAAGCGCTGCACCGTTCGCAATCGTCGGTCAGCTACACCGTAGCGCGCATGCAGGACCAGCTCGGCGTGCCGCTGTTGCGCATCGACGGCCGCAAAGCGGTGCTCACCGAGGCCGGCGGCGTACTGCTGCGCCGCTCCCGGCAATTGGTGAAACAGGCCAGCCAACTGGAAGACCTGGCCCATCACATGGAACAGGGCTGGGAAGCGGAAGTGCGGCTGGTGGTCGACGCCGCCTACCCCAGCGCCCGCCTCGTCCGCGCACTGACTGCGTTCATGCCGCAAAGCCGTGGCTGCCGGGTGCGTCTGCGCGAAGAAGTGTTGTCGGGTGTCGAGGAAGTGTTGCTTGAAGGCGTGGCCGATCTGGCCATCACCGGTTTCAGCATTCCCGGTTATCTGGGCGCGGAATTGAGCGATGTCGAATTCATCGCGGTGGCCCACCCCGAGCATTCCTTGCATCGCTTGAACCGCGAACTGAACTTCCAGGACCTGGAAAGCCAGATGCAAGTGGTGATCCGCGACTCCGGCCGTCAACAACCGCGAGACGTCGGCTGGCTCGGCGCCGAACAGCGCTGGACCGTTGGCAGCCTGGCCACCGCCGCGACCTTCGTCAGCAGCGGCCTGGGCTTCGCCTGGCTGCCTCGGCACATGATTGAGCGCGAACTCAAGGAAGGTACGCTCAAAGTGCTACCGTTGGATCAGGGCGGCAGCCGCAACCCGAGCTTCTATCTGTATTCGAACAAGGACAAACCCTTGGGCCCGGCTACGCAGATTCTCATCGAACTGCTGCGCACCTTTGATACCGCGCCGCTGGATGCGCCTTTCGCCGCCCCTGAACAAGCCTGA
- a CDS encoding alpha/beta fold hydrolase, protein MAYFEHEGCNLHYEEYGHGTPLLLVHGLGSSTLDWEMQIPALSARYRVIVPDIRGHGRSDKPRERYSIAGFSADLVALMEHLNLGPTHYVGLSMGGMIGFQLGVDQSQLLKSLCIVNSAPEVKLRSRSDYWQWFKRWSLMRALSMGTIGKALGAKLFPKPEQASLRQKIAARWAKNDKHAYLASFDAIVGWGVQERLSKVSCPTLIVSADRDYTPVALKETYVKLLPDARLVVIADSRHATPLDQPERFNQTLLEFLTAVDTTTQDH, encoded by the coding sequence ATGGCCTATTTCGAACATGAAGGTTGCAACCTGCACTATGAGGAATATGGCCACGGTACGCCGTTACTGCTGGTCCACGGGCTGGGTTCCAGCACCCTGGACTGGGAAATGCAGATCCCGGCGCTGTCTGCCCGCTATCGGGTGATCGTCCCGGATATTCGCGGCCACGGGCGCTCCGACAAACCCCGCGAGCGCTACAGCATCGCCGGGTTCAGCGCTGACCTGGTCGCGTTGATGGAGCATTTGAACCTCGGCCCGACACATTATGTGGGACTTTCCATGGGCGGAATGATCGGTTTTCAACTGGGCGTGGATCAGTCGCAATTGCTCAAGAGCCTGTGCATCGTCAACAGCGCACCCGAGGTCAAACTGCGTAGCCGCAGCGACTACTGGCAGTGGTTCAAGCGCTGGAGCCTGATGCGCGCGCTGAGCATGGGCACCATCGGCAAGGCCTTGGGCGCCAAACTGTTTCCCAAGCCCGAACAAGCTTCGTTACGACAAAAAATAGCGGCGCGCTGGGCAAAAAACGACAAACATGCTTATCTCGCCAGCTTCGATGCCATCGTTGGCTGGGGGGTTCAGGAACGACTTTCCAAGGTCTCCTGTCCAACCCTCATCGTCAGCGCCGACCGTGACTACACCCCGGTCGCGTTGAAAGAAACCTATGTAAAACTGCTGCCCGATGCGCGGCTGGTAGTGATCGCCGACTCGCGCCACGCCACCCCGCTGGATCAACCCGAACGCTTCAACCAAACGCTGCTCGAGTTTCTCACCGCAGTCGACACCACCACTCAGGATCACTGA
- a CDS encoding peptidylprolyl isomerase A — MLKKIALVAGSVLFAANLMAATPAKAPHVLLETTNGQIEIELDPVKAPISTKNFLEYVDSGFYNNTIFHRVIPGFMVQGGGFTQQMQQKETKAPIKNESKNGLHNVRGTLSMARTSVPDSATSQFFVNVKDNDFLDQGDGYAVFGKVVKGMDVVDIIVNSPTTTRGGMKDVPADPVFIKSAKRID; from the coding sequence ATGCTGAAAAAAATCGCCCTCGTCGCCGGCTCCGTTCTGTTTGCCGCCAACCTGATGGCCGCCACGCCCGCCAAGGCGCCGCACGTGCTGCTGGAAACCACCAATGGCCAGATCGAAATCGAACTGGACCCGGTCAAGGCGCCGATCAGTACCAAGAACTTCCTTGAGTACGTCGACAGCGGCTTCTACAACAACACGATTTTTCACCGTGTGATTCCTGGGTTCATGGTCCAGGGCGGCGGTTTCACTCAACAGATGCAGCAAAAAGAAACCAAGGCACCGATCAAGAACGAATCCAAAAACGGCCTGCATAACGTGCGCGGCACGCTGTCCATGGCCCGTACGTCTGTCCCGGATTCGGCCACCAGCCAGTTCTTCGTGAACGTCAAAGACAATGACTTCCTCGACCAGGGCGACGGCTACGCGGTGTTCGGTAAAGTCGTCAAAGGCATGGACGTGGTGGACATCATCGTCAACTCGCCAACCACTACCCGCGGTGGCATGAAAGACGTGCCGGCCGACCCGGTCTTCATCAAGTCGGCCAAGCGCATCGACTGA
- a CDS encoding ABC transporter ATP-binding protein — MLYRRFEKLIDIFRDAPTAAPPDRVLPFYTYYLKQVWPSFAVLLIVGLFGALIEVALFSYLSRIIDLAQGTPNVNFFKEHGIELAWMAVVALVLRPIFVGLHDLLVHQTLSPSLTSLIRWQNHSYVLKQSLNFFQNDFAGRIAQRIMQTGNSLRDSAVQAVDALWHVLIYAISSLVLFAEADWRLMIPLLTWIAAFIGALYYFVPRVKERSVVSSDARSKLMGRIVDGYTNITTLKLFAHTNFEQQYAREAIKEQTEKAQLAGRVVTSMDVVITSMNGLLIVSTTGLALWLWTQSLITVGAIALATGLVIRIVNMSGWIMWVVTGIFENIGMVQDGLQTISQPVSITDREQAKPLNVARGEVRFEHVDFHYGKKSGIIGDLNLTIKPGEKIGLIGPSGAGKSTLVNLLLRLYDVQGGRILIDGQNIAEVGQESLRERIGMITQDTSLLHRSIRDNLLYGKPDATDAELWEAVRKARADEFIPLLSDSEGRTGFDAHVGERGVKLSGGQRQRIAIARVLLKDAPILIMDEATSALDSEVEAAIQESLETLMQGKTVIAIAHRLSTIARMDRLVVLENGKIAETGSHAELLAHGGLYARLWQHQTGGFVGID; from the coding sequence ATGCTTTATCGCCGTTTTGAAAAACTGATCGACATTTTCCGCGATGCACCGACGGCGGCTCCGCCGGATCGGGTTCTCCCCTTCTATACCTATTACCTGAAGCAGGTCTGGCCGAGTTTCGCCGTCCTGCTGATCGTCGGCCTGTTCGGCGCGTTGATCGAAGTGGCGCTGTTCAGCTACCTGAGCCGCATCATTGACCTCGCCCAAGGCACGCCCAACGTCAATTTTTTCAAGGAACACGGCATCGAACTGGCCTGGATGGCGGTGGTTGCGCTGGTCCTGCGCCCCATATTTGTTGGCCTGCATGATTTGCTGGTGCACCAGACCTTGAGCCCCAGCCTGACCAGCCTGATCCGCTGGCAAAACCACAGTTACGTGCTCAAACAGAGCCTCAATTTCTTCCAGAACGACTTCGCCGGGCGCATCGCCCAACGCATCATGCAAACCGGCAACTCGCTCCGCGATTCGGCTGTGCAAGCGGTGGACGCGCTATGGCACGTGCTGATCTACGCGATCAGTTCATTGGTGCTGTTCGCCGAAGCCGACTGGCGCCTGATGATCCCGCTGCTGACCTGGATCGCCGCCTTCATCGGCGCCCTCTACTACTTCGTTCCACGGGTCAAGGAACGCTCGGTGGTGTCGTCCGATGCGCGCTCCAAACTCATGGGGCGGATCGTCGATGGCTACACCAACATCACCACCCTGAAGCTGTTCGCCCACACCAACTTCGAGCAGCAATACGCCCGCGAAGCGATCAAGGAACAAACCGAAAAAGCCCAACTGGCCGGCCGTGTGGTCACCAGCATGGACGTGGTCATCACCAGCATGAACGGCCTGCTGATCGTCAGCACCACTGGCCTCGCGCTATGGCTGTGGACTCAGTCGCTGATCACGGTGGGCGCCATCGCCCTCGCGACTGGCCTGGTGATCCGCATCGTCAACATGTCTGGCTGGATCATGTGGGTGGTCACTGGCATTTTCGAAAACATCGGCATGGTTCAGGACGGCTTGCAGACCATTTCCCAGCCAGTCAGCATCACCGATCGCGAGCAGGCCAAGCCTTTGAATGTGGCGCGCGGCGAGGTGCGTTTCGAGCACGTCGATTTCCACTACGGCAAGAAGAGCGGGATCATCGGCGACCTCAACCTGACGATTAAACCCGGTGAGAAAATCGGCCTGATCGGCCCGTCCGGCGCCGGCAAATCGACACTGGTCAATCTGCTGCTGCGCCTCTATGACGTGCAGGGCGGGCGGATTCTCATCGACGGACAGAACATCGCCGAAGTCGGCCAGGAAAGCCTGCGCGAACGCATCGGCATGATCACCCAGGACACCTCGCTGCTGCACCGCTCGATCCGCGACAATTTGCTGTACGGCAAACCCGACGCCACCGACGCCGAACTCTGGGAAGCGGTGCGCAAGGCCCGGGCTGACGAATTCATCCCGTTGCTATCGGACTCCGAAGGCCGCACCGGTTTCGATGCTCACGTCGGTGAACGCGGAGTGAAACTCTCTGGTGGCCAGCGTCAGCGGATTGCCATCGCTCGGGTGCTGCTCAAGGACGCGCCGATCCTGATCATGGACGAAGCCACCTCGGCACTGGACTCGGAAGTCGAAGCGGCGATTCAGGAAAGCCTCGAAACCCTGATGCAGGGCAAAACCGTGATCGCCATCGCCCACCGTCTCTCGACCATCGCGCGGATGGACCGGTTGGTGGTGCTGGAAAACGGCAAGATCGCCGAAACCGGCAGCCACGCCGAACTGCTGGCCCATGGCGGCTTGTATGCGCGGTTGTGGCAGCACCAGACCGGTGGGTTTGTCGGAATCGATTGA
- a CDS encoding GNAT family N-acetyltransferase: MNTVIRHVSPADLDRCYAIETVAYEGDEAATREKIATRIATWPEGFIVAEVDGVVAGFINSGAAFQVEMSDEAFKELIGHDPAGPHVVIMSVVVHPDYQGQGLAKRLMSEFIQRMRALNKASIHLMCKERHIALYAGFGFAYIKPSASDHGGMAWHEMVLTL, translated from the coding sequence ATGAACACCGTCATTCGCCATGTCAGCCCCGCTGACCTGGACCGCTGCTATGCCATCGAAACCGTTGCCTACGAAGGCGATGAAGCCGCTACCCGCGAGAAAATCGCCACCCGCATCGCCACTTGGCCCGAAGGCTTCATCGTTGCTGAAGTGGATGGGGTTGTAGCCGGTTTCATCAATTCCGGTGCGGCATTTCAGGTGGAAATGTCGGACGAGGCGTTCAAGGAACTGATCGGCCACGACCCGGCCGGCCCGCACGTAGTGATCATGTCGGTGGTGGTGCATCCGGACTACCAAGGGCAGGGCCTGGCGAAACGCTTGATGAGTGAGTTCATCCAGCGCATGCGCGCACTGAACAAGGCCAGCATCCACCTGATGTGCAAAGAGCGGCACATTGCGCTGTATGCCGGGTTTGGTTTTGCCTACATCAAGCCTTCGGCGTCCGACCATGGCGGGATGGCTTGGCATGAAATGGTGTTGACGCTGTAG
- a CDS encoding GyrI-like domain-containing protein produces MDEQTGVEKIEPRFENGQFMLIAGLGGQFTADTTKAIPDLWEKFIPEIGKIPGQKSEVTYGICCNPDGKGGFEYIAGVEISKLDDLPEKYRWIEVQPQKYAVFEHKGSLDTLPQTFQYIWKTWLPKSGHEAADAPEFERYSDDFNPKLNTGVLEIWLPLKP; encoded by the coding sequence ATGGATGAGCAAACAGGCGTCGAAAAGATTGAGCCACGCTTCGAAAACGGGCAGTTCATGCTCATTGCGGGGCTTGGCGGACAATTTACTGCGGATACGACCAAGGCGATCCCCGACCTGTGGGAGAAATTCATTCCCGAGATTGGCAAAATTCCCGGCCAGAAAAGCGAAGTAACCTACGGCATCTGCTGCAATCCGGATGGCAAGGGTGGTTTCGAATACATAGCCGGTGTCGAAATCAGCAAGCTCGACGACCTGCCCGAGAAGTACCGCTGGATCGAAGTTCAGCCTCAGAAGTATGCAGTCTTCGAACACAAGGGCTCTCTGGATACCTTGCCCCAGACCTTTCAATACATCTGGAAAACCTGGTTGCCGAAGTCCGGTCATGAAGCGGCGGACGCTCCGGAGTTCGAACGCTACAGCGACGATTTCAACCCGAAGCTCAATACCGGCGTGCTGGAAATATGGCTGCCGCTAAAACCCTAA
- a CDS encoding LysE family translocator, with translation MEFTSGFLLSLSLCLDIGVANIAMITLAMQRGYFQGFALGLGTCVGDLIYAVLALAGMTVLLQYETVRWVLWIGGSALLLYFAAKMIYSAIHHEALLAQTPEVGHNSHRREFFRGIFLAMSSPSAILWFAAVGGTLIARSGGGGALSSALFLGGFLCAGVLWCVGLCFAASHGGKLLGDKLLRYSYMASAAIFCYFAVYVILSGYNEFIGPGAIEQLHAL, from the coding sequence ATGGAATTTACCAGTGGCTTCTTGTTGAGCCTTTCGCTGTGCCTGGACATTGGCGTTGCCAATATCGCGATGATCACTCTGGCGATGCAGCGCGGCTATTTTCAAGGCTTTGCGCTGGGGTTGGGGACGTGTGTCGGCGACCTGATTTACGCAGTGCTGGCATTGGCTGGCATGACCGTATTGCTGCAGTACGAGACCGTGCGCTGGGTGTTGTGGATTGGCGGGTCGGCGTTGCTGCTGTATTTCGCGGCGAAGATGATTTATTCGGCGATTCATCATGAAGCGCTACTGGCGCAAACCCCGGAGGTGGGGCACAACTCACACCGTCGCGAGTTTTTTCGCGGGATTTTTCTCGCCATGTCATCGCCCAGTGCGATTCTCTGGTTCGCCGCGGTGGGCGGCACGCTGATCGCCCGTTCCGGCGGCGGTGGCGCCCTCAGCTCGGCGCTGTTTCTCGGCGGCTTCTTGTGCGCGGGGGTGCTTTGGTGTGTCGGTCTGTGCTTCGCTGCGAGCCACGGCGGCAAATTGCTCGGTGACAAACTGCTGCGTTATTCATACATGGCATCGGCAGCGATCTTCTGCTATTTCGCGGTCTACGTGATTCTATCGGGTTATAACGAGTTCATTGGCCCAGGCGCCATCGAACAGTTGCACGCACTGTAA